One Psilocybe cubensis strain MGC-MH-2018 chromosome 9, whole genome shotgun sequence genomic window, GAGTGCCATTTAAATGAACACAATCATACCAGTTTACCGTATACAGCAATGCTGGGGGTAGTGCTTTAATTATCGGGGTATTCACCAACCGAATGgattgcataccttgatGCAGCAACAAAATAATAACGATTCTAAAAGTTAACGAGTCAACGTGGCATTATTACTATAGATATAATTATAACATACCACAAAAAATAGTAGCTTGGTAAAACTAAAACGTTTTGTCTAGGATCAGGGATGAGCAAAATATGCCCGTGCCTATAATCACAGACCTACCCACAAAAAGGTAATCTGGTGCATTCAGAAAGGATAAGTGTGAAAAATGAAGCGAAGAAAAATTCTGAGTCTAACCTCTTGGTCAAGAGTAAGCACTACATTGAAGGGTTAATCAAAATGCTTAACTTCTGTGGAATTGAGAGCTTACGGTAATCATACAAGATAACTGAAGTGGCAGATACTAGTAATATAACAAACATGTTGGTGAGGCAAACATTTTAAAGCAATATAGCAATACCTTCAGCGTATTTAAAAAATTGGATGAGCTGAAGTCCATTAATCAGCTCATTAATAAGACCTGATAGGGGAGAAGTTGTAGTAGGGGTAATCATGGTAGAGAAGCTCACTTTCCATTCCTTTGAAAGTGCAAAGTCGTTCTTATATGAGACCTTGCTATATTTTTGGTCAAACAGCTTACCACGAATTACCAATGCTTGAGTTCCACTCCACAACAAATTGCCGAGCCACAGATAATGAACGGCCGAGGTAGTGGCATATCCTGTGTGCAGTAAAAACATGGTGATCCATGGTTGTAGTCTCAGAATACTATTGCATTGACATTCGGGAGAACTCAAGGACTCAAACGTTTGACACCTTGTATTTCAGGAGCACGGTTGTACGTGTCTCCCTTACATTGATCAACATATTCTCCTTGTTACATTCCAATTTTAGAATGTCCCGACACCCTTCCCGATACTATTCTTCCACAGCTATTCTAAATCTCTGTCGGGAGAAGATCCAAAAGGTACTCGATCTGCTGTCGTGTCTTGATGCCATTCTTACTGTCAAGGTGCAAAACTAAGGTAAACAGATTGAGGGATGGCAGAATCAGGAGGTCACCCGTACCGATACTATTGTACATGTATAGGGGACTATTGGATTATGCCAACCACACAGCATATTGTATGGAGAGGAGAGCAACTTCTACCAAAACAGTGGTATAAAGGGGTGTGTATAGTTTAAGATTGTTGGAACTGCATGAAACTCGATCGATAATGACAATCGTGAGTTAGAGGCTCCCCTTGATATATGTCCCGCATAACGTGAGATACCTGTCAGCCCTTATCTAACCAATCCAGAGCGTAATAGTGTACAGAGGATATCCACGACGGTAAAATTGGAGCAGAAATAGTACATGATACGAGGGAATCAAACAGAGCGGCTATCTATCCGAACTGGGGTGGAAAAACAAGTTATTCTATGTTCAAATAGGCCTTGTACAAAGTGAATACAGCTGGAGCATCTCAGGACTCCATGAGTACAGCTAGGAAAGTTCGCTATTGCTAGACAATACTGAAATTATGAAAACAAAGCATTACTGGAGTACACTGGTTTGGTGAATGATAAGTGCTTGAGTATTGAGGTCACTCGTAATTTCATTATATTTCAGGCTTCTGGGGCATATCAACACTGAAACGTATGTTTCTTCACTGTCCTCACCACTATATTAGTTCTGTTCTGTGCTTACATCACCGGTGTTTCTTAAAATCACTAGAGTAGACGACATTTAGACTCCGAAGTGGCAGGGATCAAGGAGCGTTTCATTCTATCATTTTACGTCTAAATTTAACCCATATCTAGCCTTAGGAAAAATAGGTTAAGCATACAATCCCCGTATGCCTATGAGATTTGGTGATTGGATGGGTAAACCGAGCATTCCTTCGATTCTCATCATGATTACCTCCCCCACCTCTGGAAGTAATCTTCTTTATGACAATTTTGATCGTTTCATTTGCCCAGATCACTGTGCGTTTCTGTCTTATTGAGAGCGCCATATAGCTTGAATATCATTCGACTACACAGAGTGGAGGATATGCAGAGTTCAAATGCCAGTGGGGCATTGATTCTCTCCTGCGAACTCGGATATCAGAACTGGTCAGAATATTTGTTGAACAGGGGCCTCACCACGTCCAGTATCCACACCGCAACACAGGCGACATAAACCATGGCAATTCTAATCGAACAGTCTGTGAGCGTAGCCAACTTTGACAATAAAAATTGTGAACGTAGCTTACACCACAAAATACAGGATCGAGTCTCCAACGAGAACATCTACAAGCCGCACGCCTGTAGAGAAGTGGGCCCCGTAAGCCTTGAAGTGCACGTATCCCTTTGCAATTGCAAGCGTGCACAAGAAGAACTCGAAGGCAAAGCTGGGTATCCAGAAAGCGAATGCTATGCGGGGCGGGGCAAGAATCCCGCAGAATTCTCCTCTTCCTGGGATGGCAATGGCCTCAATAGAATTAGCTTCAGAGATAGTGTCAGCCTTGTGGCAAATCATATTGCATACAAAACGTGGTATGCTCactctttctctcttctgCCGTAGCCTTCAACACTGTGACGGCGGATACGATTAAGGAAAGTACGTGGAATGTCACCGTACAGACTAGCAGTCGTTTGCTTTTCCCATAGAGCGCGTACAATCTAATTTGAAGAATAGCTGTTGTTTTTGACTGTGAAAAAGCGTTGAAGGaatttaaacaaaaaatgatTGGTTACCTTGAGTCACAATAGCAAGGACTACCCCCGTCCAGATTTGCCAGACCACAAATTGTGAGCCTGTCAGAGATTCATGTAAGCCAGATTGCAGCAGAATCGAAATATACTCACAGCTACATATATGCGAAAGACGCAGCGTAAATCACTCCTTGAACGATGCATTAGTGTAAAAATCACGCACAACTATCAGTAGTAAATATATATCAATCATCCGATTATACACTACAATTTTGTGCTTACCTTCTGACTGGGGTCAGCCAAGTATAGGCCTGAAAAATCGACATTAGACATATAACTTCGCTGAGAGTTAATATTTCACCATATAGAGACACCCTAAATGGCCATCATTAGAGTTTTAAACAAAGTGTATGTGCATTGTCTAGCACACACCCAGCGGCTGTAACAAAATAATAGCGATTCTACTCCTGTAGAGTCAGCATGGACGTACCACGGCTGGATTCAGTTATGCGtaccaaaaaaaataacaccTTTACAAAACTGAAACGTTTGTTCTTTACAATGTTTAGTTTTGAGCCGTCTAGGATACATTTATTGGGAAAGATGTACCCAGAAATAGGCTTTCTGTTTTGTCAATGTTTAGAACAAGCATTACAGAAGAGGAGAATGAGTTATGTGCCTCTTCATCAAGGGTTATCACTAAAGTAATGGTTGATTGACGTAGAAACCTGGAATCAACGGCTGCTTACAATAATCATACAGAATGATTGTGAATGCCGATACTAAATAAATTGTGATACTGAGACTTGCAATTTGTATAAAATGAGGACAATGAAGACGCACACTCTGCAAATTTGAAGAACTGTATGAGCTCAAGTCCCTGAGTCAATTCATTGATGATTTGAGGAAACGACGGGGTATTCATTTCAGTGTCAAGGGACAGCATGGAGGGAATATCCTCATATATTTCAGCCATGTTCTATTCTTAACGTTCATATCAAGGCACGTAAAGTAGGAGTACCACGATTGCTTCAAAATTGATTAATTTTACGCATTTTGTGTTCGAGGCCGAACAATCAAGGAATGTGGTAAGCTTTTGCATGCAGAGCGCAGCACCGTGGACACAATAACAACATGCCGACAAAGGTTCAGAGCAGATATCATCTCACTTAATCAGCTTCCTGTCTCTTTCTGCATTTTATCTGTGATATTTCTTCATGTACTCAGCAAATTTAGAAACAAATTCTCGGATTTGACTCAATAATTCTCACATTTGATGGGGAGTTGTCGGTTGGACAAATTTAGGACTTGATCCCAGCCAACACAAGCAGTAAAGATGAGTTGGATTCAAATGTACGGTCTTCTCACTGGTAAGCGGCAAcaacttttctttttccatgTTGACTTGATGATCATTAAAAATTATGAAACATGAGAAGATCTTAATCCTGAGGAACAAGTATGCCCAGACTGAGATACGTCCGTTCAGTTGTATTGGCTTCTTAGTTTTTACTAGTAAATCCTGAGGGAACGGCTGACACAGTGGCCTTTGGCATATACATGTGTTTATCCGTGCTAGATCCTTTTTTGCTGCCTTGAACTCGATTCTAAGGAGAGTTCTGGCGGAGAGCAAAATCAGAGCTTTGTACTAGCGATCCGAGTCCAAAATGCACGTAATCTAGGGAGCTCGTGCCCAACCATTTCTGACTTAGCTATTTGTGGCTTCGTCGATCGTAACACCGTGCGAAATTGACAGCCCGTGCGAACATATCACCAAGAACTGCCGACGTTTGCGATGCGGCAAGATTATACTAGACCAGGTAAGGTGCTGGCATATCAAATTAATCGTTCTAGTTGTTCAGATCTATCAATAACTTTTAAACTGTACTTGTGATTAGACCAGTCAGTCACAAGACAATATTGAAAGATATACCTGTCAGATGTCTCATTGGCCAGGTTATTTTTATCATGTTCATATAAGTGTTCTGTTAACAATTAAATATATCATAAGTGCTAGAAGACGCTTCAGCTGTACAACACCTAGCCTTTTAAGTATTTAGAACGTATAGTGACATATAAGATACAGTTCCTGCTGCATATTTGATGCCCTTGAAGCTAATGCGAGATAACAATATGGTGACATGGTATTGTCACATTTTTAAATGTGGTGTCCGAACTGCTCTTGTCTGCAATAACTTGCCGGTATGGGAGTAAAATGCTTGACTCCGAGTCATAAAATGAGCATTGCTTACACCAATAGATAAGTAGGAACAACTTATCGTCACAAGGTATGCTTCTCTATTATATGTGACTCCGACCATCCCTGTAGCAGAACCGAACAAGACCTTTATCATTGATATATCTGCATTTATCTTGTACAGCCTTGGTTTTCTTCTCGGGCTGACGTACATTCTCACCTTTTCAGAAGTATAATATCCTTGCCAAATGTAGACAAGACACAATGCCTGCTTTCAACCTTCCCCTTCTTTACGACACAATCATTGTCGACATTCTGAATGTTTTCTGCACATACTCATACAATGGTTTCAATAGTACCATTGACTCCAAGGTCTTTAGCAGGATGGTTGCCTCACAGATATGGGGGGATCACGAAACAGGAAAACTTACAAACGATGAGGCTCATGCAGCACTTGCCAAAGAGTTCAAAGTGAACATAGATGACGTCCGTTCTGCCATGATTGGAGCAATAACAACTCTATCCCCTCGACAAGAGATGGTTGATCTGATTCGATCCCTAAAATCTGGGCGCAAAATTTACGCGATGTCAAATATGTCTGAACATTCATGGAACATGATCAGGCATGCCAAACCTACGCACTGGGATATCTTTGATGACGTCTTCATATCTGGTTCTGTTGGGTATCGCAAACCTGAAATGTTGTTCTATCAACATGTTCTCCAGAAAACGGGCGCTAAACCTTTGCACACCATATTTTTAGACGACACCCAGGAGAACCTGGCAACAGCACGTATATTTGGAATTAGGCCCATCATTTTTGACAGCTTTTCCAATCTTGAAAGGACCCTAATAAACCTATGCGGTGATCCTGTCTCCCGAGCTAAAGCTTTCCTTGTCAGAAATTCGAAAAAACACCATTCCTACGCTTCCACCGGCCAGATCATCTACGAAAACTTCTGTCAGTTGATGATACTAGAGGCAACCCAAGATCCCTCTATAGTCGATTATCGTGTCCACAAGGAGGAGTGGAACTTTTTCCAGAGGTCAAGTGGACAGTATACAGACGCAATATTTCCAGCCGACCTCGATACTACATTCATGGCGTGGACAGTGATCCCGGAGGTTACAACCGACACTGTCAAGCACAGAATAATGGATAGAGTAATTTCGGACCTTTTGGATAACGATGGAATTCCACTTTCTTATTTTGATAGAAATCGTGCGAGAAGAGACCACGGAGTCTGCGTAAACGTTCTCAGCATGTTCTATGCAAGCGGGCGAGGCCATGAGGTCGAACGGGCAACCGACTACGTGTATTCACTGCTTGAATCTGGTGCTTATCTAGAAGGATCGAGATACTACAGGTCACCAGAAACATTTCTGTAGTAAGTTATATTATGCTACATATTGTCTCATCCAGCTCATAGCCTGAAAGCTTTTGTTCTCGATTATTGGAAAGGTCTTCTCTGCTCGAATGTCGTATGGGGGATTTGCTTAAAGAATGCTGCCGTCAGCGCATCGGATCCCCTACAGACCCTTTGGCACTAGCCATGCGTCTTCATTGTTGCACACGCCGTGGTCTCGATGCCAGTGTCGATTTTAAGAAGCTCATCGAGTTACAGCAGGTAGATGGTGGGTGGGAAGGCGGAATCATCTATACATATGGATTGGTCAATATAACAGTTGGTAATAGGGGCTTAACCACAGCAATAGCTCATAGGGCTATCACAGAGTATCTCTCCAAGTTTGGTCCCACTTCGAGCTAGCCTCATACATGATCTGATTTGTAAATAAGCATAAAATATGACACTACCGCGTCGGTGATCGGCTCGCTTTAACTCTGGACTTCGAATATGAGTATTGGAGAAATTCACAGTTGCGAATTATTCATTTTTAGAGTGTTCTGAGACGACCTGATGGTGCAAAAAGACGACTCGGAAATCCGTGGATTTTTTGGCGTGAAAAATGTTAGGTGAATTTGGCTTTGTTTGTTTTGGCTTTGTTTGTTACCTCCACAGTCACTCCTTCTCATATTCACTCTGCACTTCCAGCGGTGACTATTCCTGTGGTCCGCCTCGACAAGAAAGGATTCCGGTCAGCCTAGAACTGATGGTTGACAGCAGTCAGCAATGGCTCATCTTCCAGTCGCACATTAAGATACCGTCGTACGGGCACGCTCCTTATTGTCCAAGAGTCGTATTCAAACTCACCGCTTTGCGCATCTCGAacaaccaaccctaaacaCTTGCTCTCGTCTTCTCTTTCTTATTGTCTCCATGCTCGGTGCGCGGGAGTCAGTACATGCAGGAGTCTGGTCGCAGCGGGAATCGATCGCATAGAAGGTATTCCAGGTGCGCCGTTGTCAGCGTTGTGCATACGTACGACATACCTAACACTCAAAGGCGGTGGGATTGGGTGTGACCTGGTGTAAGGTCTGTCTGAGTCACCAAGACAGAAGCAGAGGTTGCAGTGTACTTACCATTGCATACAGTCTTGCTGTACGGGACACTGCGCATACACTTAATGTCGGGACAATTCCAACAGCGCAACACATGTGGGGAACCGTAGGAAGCTGGGGAGACATTGTGGAGCAAGCATAAACACGGATGGTGAGTACCCCTTTGCTGGACTATCGGATTCTGTGGACAGGGGGCGTTTTTCTCAAGTTTTACGGACCAGGACAGTATGCGTTCCCAACATTTCCTGTCTCTGCTGCAGGCTGCTGGAGTTCTATCCTGTTTACCTCGGTATTGGCACTACCCACCAACGTCTACCTACCCTACCCAAAGAAGACAAACCACGCAGACGGTTTCTGAATGCGGGAACATATTGAAAAGTACGCTCATGACAGCATCTCTTCACAGTTCAAGTTGGCCTACCTTCCGAGAGTACTCCCCCACTGTTGGCATATCACTGCCCAACATTTTGCGCACTTCAGAAAAGCGAGGATGACGGTGGAATTATGTTTGAGTCTGATATCTACTATGCACGCGGGAAATTTATGCGCGAAAACGCACCTATATCTCTGTTTTTATCCGCTTTTCTCACTAACCCAACAGCGCGACCTTCCAATTTTCCTCCATCCCATTTCTACCATTCAAGGGAGTACCTGCCCTGCTTTGCTGATGTTTCCTTTCCCGTCCGTCGCATGATCGGCCTCCCTTTGCCCTGGTTACATCTCACCATACCCACGGATGCGAAAGGGTGTATTGGGTGTACCATCGAAGGTTTTTATGGTGTCTTGTTCGTTGCCAGCGTTGATTCGCACTGTAGCTTGTAACCTATAGGAGCGACACAGTTAGTTTCAAGTCACCACTTTGTCGATAACAGCACCAAGGGACCTTTGGATTCCAAATCCATGCCATGTCCTCTCCGCCTTTCCTCTTCAACCATCCATATGACGACTATCGCTTCTCCCTTCGATATACACCCTTGACGTAAACTGGCTTCTTAACAGATGGACAAATGGGACAGCGAGTCGGTCGGAGTCGATTTGCCTGCGATAGGGAAAATGACATCGTTCCCCATTTCCCTTCATCATTTCATCATTTCATCATGATACTGATGTGATGTATGGCGTGCAAGCGACTCGATACCGTTTTGCATCCGATACATAGTCTGATTCTGACACGTCAAGGGATGTCATCCGATGACACCTCAGCAGGTTGCAGACGCCGGGCGCAATAACCATTTACTGAGAGCAGCTTTGATGTAGCCATAGCGGTCCACCCCTCTCCCGTTCAATCATGATGGATATGAGCTCAGATGGGTTGCGTCTGATGGTGGGACCACTCGACCACGTATCACCTTTCTGCATCTACTGAACCAGAGAAGGTACGAACCACACCAAATTATGCTATTTTCACGTATCACACGTCAGGTCGGATGTCAGGTCGGACGTCCACGCACGAGACTCAACACCATCCACTATCCCTTGGACACGACACGCGGAGAGTCGTCTCTTTAAATCTTGGATAAGGTAAGCCAATTTGCTTTCACTATGCGTTCGTATTGTGCACTTTAAAATATAGAGGGTGATCATGGGATTCTGCGCTGCTTTTGAGGCACGCCCGATTGCTAGAAACACATCTTTGTGTTCCATGCCGATGCACCGAGGTAATACACACACCTGCGGTAGAACCTGTTCACTTCAGAGTGGAGATAACAGATATAGGATTCTGCGCGGGTGTGAAAGTCTACCTGATCGCCAGAACACACGCTCACACGAACGTTTAACTCGCATCTCCGGTCTCTTATCTGCATCTCATGGCCTAGTTCAAACTTTACCATTGTGTCTCTCACCAGCATTCACTCTAACACCCTGCCCTGCTTTGCTGTGCCAATTCAAGTGCTAATCAAACTTGTTCCTCTGTTTTCTCGGTACTCGCCAGCTGATGATCTCTTTGACGCCCCGCGGTGGTCTGTTTCACTTTGCCCTGGCTATTTCTTACTATTCTTCAAATCTACGGTCTAAAGCTTGTGATTTCTCTGTATATTAACGTTTACTGGCGTCTATTCTAGTATCGGATCTCATCTACTCTTTCAATGTCCACATTGAACCTGAATAACCCTGGTAAAGGCGGATCTCGGCTTTCGTTTCTTGATGGCGCCCCATGGACATTCAATAGGAGTCTGTTGCAAAGTGTCGACGAGAGAGCCACCGAAAAGCCCATTGGTGCGTCGAACCGCTCCTGTAACTTGAATTAGGCGAATTTTGGTTGCAGTGTTATGACTATGCGTACACTATCAACTTTCCACACCGCTATGCAGGCAATGTAAACTGCACCGATTCTGTACATCTTAATCAATATTCTGCGTTACGTGGTGGGATGAAGGCCGAAAACGTACGCCACGAAATAAAGAACGGAGTCTCGGACCAGGACATCTACGAGTCGGGTCCCCGGTGACCGGCGGTGGTGAATTTCAAAGTTTCTATAGCCCCTGAAGACGGCCAATGTGCATAGCAGCCACTCAAAGCACAGGGTTGGGATCCAAAATGTGTATAGGTAGCCCGGTATCTTCTCAATGACGCAAAACATCCCACCAGGTATGACCGTGGCTCTAATTGTGCCCCCTGTGACGGTGTATGTGAACGAGGCTCCTCGGTCAGCTTGATGAAAATTCCATACCTCTTCGTTCTTGTACAATGGCGTTTGTCATGATTGAAACACACCCCACGATAGTGAGGAGGTAGAGGGGTACAATACACGCCAGAAATCTTCTACTCTTTGAGAAAAGGACGTACAATCGGACCTGCAAGATGGCTAGTTTAACCCAGCCGGGTGGAGTCAGAGAGTCGTACATTTTTGTATCAGTGCTGCATGTCGGCTTGAGATACCTTGTGAAATAATGATTCCAATAACTCCAGACCAGGCTTGCCATTCCATTAGTCGAATACCTTGTCTTCTGTTAGCCGAACTCATCAAGGAAGCGATTCCAAGTCACTGCTTACAGCTTTGAAAACAGTGCAAATCATCGCTTAAACTGAGCGTTCTTTACGTGAAATCTTGGAGAACGTACAACTGTATTATCGTTGGGCATCAGAAAATCCTTCGCATGCAGGAACAGGAAATAAAATGTTTACCTGATCGTTTATGTTGGAAGTGAAGTATGCTAGATAGATGATTCGAAAGGTTGGCATAGCATGGAAATGACGTTTGATTGTACTCGCCGTATGCTGAGAATCTACGCCCGTCATATTTAATCCAGCTGATAAAACAGGATAAACGAAACGACATACACGGACGCTACCAGAAAATAGTATCGACTCTGATACACTGGAGTTAGTTTGCGTCGCAACCCGACGTTGAATACGCACGAGGAAGAACAACCCTTTCACGGGTGTAAAATGCATGCGCTAAATTATCACGAGGTTCAAATACAATATTCATGTGCAAGACGGTGAAGATATACCCAAAGAAATGATATCTGATATTCGAGTCAAGATATTCAGTATGGTTATGTGTTGTCCGCTCAGCCATGTTTACCTC contains:
- a CDS encoding Sesquiterpene cyclase astC gives rise to the protein MPAFNLPLLYDTIIVDILNVFCTYSYNGFNSTIDSKVFSRMVASQIWGDHETGKLTNDEAHAALAKEFKVNIDDVRSAMIGAITTLSPRQEMVDLIRSLKSGRKIYAMSNMSEHSWNMIRHAKPTHWDIFDDVFISGSVGYRKPEMLFYQHVLQKTGAKPLHTIFLDDTQENLATARIFGIRPIIFDSFSNLERTLINLCGDPVSRAKAFLVRNSKKHHSYASTGQIIYENFCQLMILEATQDPSIVDYRVHKEEWNFFQRSSGQYTDAIFPADLDTTFMAWTVIPEVTTDTVKHRIMDRVISDLLDNDGIPLSYFDRNRARRDHGVCVNVLSMFYASGRGHEVERATDYPESFCSRLLERSSLLECRMGDLLKECCRQRIGSPTDPLALAMRLHCCTRRGLDASVDFKKLIELQQVDGGWEGGIIYTYGLVNITVGNRGLTTAIAHRAITEYLSKFGPTSS